In Tachysurus fulvidraco isolate hzauxx_2018 chromosome 5, HZAU_PFXX_2.0, whole genome shotgun sequence, the genomic stretch TAACTACAAACTATGTTATTAAATTCTCACTCACAGAACATCATAATGAATGTAACTCTGACATTTAAGTTAAATATCATGCTTTTTTGGCAACAAAACAGATGGACGCAAAAGAAGTGGACCAAGAATTGGCTATTTTACCATTGAAAGCAGATGTTAATCAGTCAAGTGACTATGATGATCAATGGTTCTGGCATCTTTTATATACCTTAAGGTTCATATGGTAGCCAGAATTAGGTGACTTCTAAGCTGCTTTTGAATCATGcttgaataaaatattatcatAATCAAATATTAGAAAATGGTTGCTTCAACATGTTTTCAACAAGGTGTGGGGTTTCATTTTTTCTCCCTTTGTCTATGTGTTTTTAATCCAGGTTCTCCAATTTCCACCTTCCTCCTTAACTGACACTTGTAGTTGAATTAGCTATGCTAAATTGCCTCTAGGTGTAACcgagtgtgtgaatttgtgtgggCATGTTGGCCTGTGATGGACTTGTGCCCCATCCAGGGTGTGTTCTGACTTACACCCAGTGCTCCTAGGATAGGCTAAAAATTAACTGTGAGCCTGATCATGATAGAATACTTTCTACTGAATGAATCACTATCAATAATTATCATCATTGATCATTGAAGGgctttattatattgtaatCAAAACACTCTTTCATGCTTATTGACACTTGTATTTAATTCTGAAAATGAGGAAAAACGACGAGCAGAAAGAGCTGAGCAGCAGAGAATCCGTGCAGAAAAAGAGCGAGAGCATCAGAAAAAGCAGGCAGTGAGTCGACAAATTATACCATTTCAGTACTTTATGTTTATCCACATAAAACTAAATAGATGTGTGTTCTTCAGGAAGAAAGGGCAcggaaagaggaagaagaagcaaagaaaaaagctGAGGAAGATGCCAAGAAAAAGAAGGTTCTGTCAAATTTACAGTTCACTGGATACATGCATAAGGTAATGCTTGTAAATCCTTTATCTTTGGTGTAACTAAATAACTTTAACCTGGTTTATCTTGATTATTATCTTGCTTTGGTTAATAGACCGAGAAGCGTGGAACaccaagaaaacaaacagagagagagaagaaaaaaaagattcttaGTGAACGGCGTAAGGAGCTTAAGGTTGAAGAACTGAATGCTGAGCAGCTCAGGTACGGAGCTGCCAGAAAGATATACACTGCAAATGTCCAACTTGCTTCGATATAGATAATTCACAATTATTCTAAAAATGTGGCATGAAAAAAGTCTAAATACTGTAAAGGCTGTAACAGACAACTGAAGTCATTTCAGACTGGTTGATCCTGTTTATCATGTCTCATGTCATACAGAGAAAAAGCCAGTGAACTTTGGAAGTGGATGCACCAACTTGAGGCAGAGAAATTTGAACTGCAATACAAATATACACGTCAAAAATACGAGGTAAACTATTCGCTGTGaaagtaaatgtaatatatCAAAACTTTTACATGCATTTTTGTTGACACAGCCATTAAACCATAACTCACACTGACTGTGTCATTCCCACCTAGGCCAGATTTGGCAGAACTACATGTTTCTTTTGTATATCTGGTCCTTGGATTGCTTCCCATATATATAAGTGACATGGATACTTTGTGTAGAGACATATCTCTGTTTCTGAGTCATATCTGTAATTCTGTCTGTAGGTCACTGTTCTGAGAAACAGGGTCAGCGACCATCAGAAAAAGTAAGTACTTCTGATGTTTATCTTTAATCAACCACAGAAATGGCCAATATTTCAGTATCctgatttatacatttacatatatatatttcagtgtGCATTCTCTTTCAGAAGAAACCAAGTATAAATTGTTTACAGTTAAGACCCTGGAAATGTTGAGTCTCTTCTTCTGTGTCTATATATCACTGTGCCATATTCCTGAACTCCTGTTTGAAGTAACAGCTGGTTTCCATTATGCCATGACCTTTGAACTAGGCCCATTGGGAATAACTACACAAAAGCACTGTGTTAAATAACGGTGTCTCAAAAAAGAAACCCTCCCTggatcagacagagagacatccAACCTGGGTGGATACAATTGCAAGAGAAAGACAGGGAGTAAGGACAGCTGAGAAGCCACACTAAGCCGTGCGTGAAGTCAGGCAGTATAATTATACAACCCAGTAGTATATAATAATCCACAGACCTGGAATTCAAAATATAATGTCCTCTAAATCTCTCGGACACCCAGTCAGTGTCTACAAAGGTAGAAATGTGCATGAGTCAACTCAcaggtttgtatttttttttttaaaaatctaaaaacaaacaaaaaaacaacaacctggcATGATCTATGAAGGCAGGATGGCATTCTGGGTGATATAGACTTGACTCATAGCAAATGTGTGTCAGCTTGCAAAAGCGAAACGTGTAGTCACCTATAATTCACCAAGTAATGTCTGGGATGATTACAATACAAGTCCATCCCTTTTCTAAACTCACCTAATCATTTATTTGATGACTATTGTTTGTGCCTAAGGAGGAGCTGCTAAATTATGATTATATATTGCTCCATGTTGCATGACCTTGATAGAAATCCCATCTCCTATTTCAAAAAGGATCTTTAGGTCTCTCTCACAGCTCAGATGGCCTGTCTCacttacatctctctctctctctctctctctctctctctctctctctctctctctctctctctctctctctctctctctctctctctctctggatatGTGCCAGAGGAAAAATGCCAGAGAACATAGAACCAGTTGTAGGCAGGCTGGCACAAGGCAGGTTGATGAATgagagagatacaaagagaaagagtgagatgGAAAGAcatatataatgaaaatatgGTCGAGGGGGAtggagtcagacagagagacagaaagagacagaattagatagtgagagagatggaagaAGAGAATCTTGAAGCAGGAGATTAGTGTATAGTCAAAGGTTGTGGTGTGGACACTGTGTTTcttcaatatttttaaatgaaatcagaTAGTATAGACCAGGgctcggcaacccgcggctccggagccgcaagtggctctttcatccctctgctggggctccctgtagatttggaaaataaatatttaatttaaaatttttatttttgttagttagtttttaaaaaatgtaattataaattctaagatcctgatgctcttgtaacattaaagtaaaccgtgtttcattttttttccccaaaatatgcgtcataaccgacgacttgcgaaatctgacacacagaagcaggcgcatttttggtttgctgcagccggcaagtttaactttttatgtcatgcatggCTGTCAAGTGCCACACAttgtcacgcatttcggtcttttctcacgctctcccgccgcacatcgtgttctcacgcagaaaaactatcatatatttaataagccgcagcgcccaaaatgtatcagtccgcactgctgtctctgtggaaccgggaaggaatcaagcgcgtctcagttcttagtcgagcctgacacttatcagccaatcaaaaaagaagctacacaatagccaatcagaaaatagcactatctgggaaagatttaatgcaacaatgTCAAGATTTAACGCAaaagatgtcacgcttgcctgtcttcaaaacttgagagccttgGTCATGAATAtgaaggactcaattatacattaaacattttatttgaaagtaaccttcaacccagcgtcttttttcttaaggttagttcaaactgttcaaaatagttttgtttgcttgcagaaataaaattgcgtttactcggtagcagttcattgatttcataaatgcaacacactacagttttttctatactttccataaaggtaaaaaacgatatatgcagtattatcttcattttagatgtcaaatgggttttgtggctccctgtgtttttttctgtggtaaacgggtccaaatggctctttgagtatttaaggttgccgacccctggtatagACAGTAaagattatatatttttttatacaatgcaCAATGAGGAAATCGAGCTCCTCTTTAATAACAGGAGCTCGATTTCCTCATTGTGCATTGTGCATTTTTATCTGTCTCATCAGTCATTTTCTCTTGCTTTTGTTCTTTTAGTACCAAAGGACCCAGAAGTAAGAGAGGTTTGAGAAAATAGAAGGTCGTCACCAGTGGAACATGccaatgtggaaaatgtggctTTTATCCATGACCTTCTATAGAACAACCATGGTGACCTCATAGCAAAATTaggaatatataaaaaagtatattcTTAGTACAggtaatctgttttttttttgtttttttaaatttagtaATAGTTTTACAAACAAGATATTTACCTAAATCTTGATCTAAATGACTTGTGCATCTTCTTATTGTAAGAACTTCATTAGTTTTACAAATGTGACCATATTCATATCAGTAACTAAACATCCATGATTACAGATAAACATAACTAATAAGAAACCAATAAATCACGATGAAAGGTGTTATGTCTGTTTCTGAAGTGTGTTTTAATAATAGataattaaaatgtgtgatTTGTAAGCAGATAACATGATCCATGTCTTTGACTGCTCTCATCTCCCAAAAGACACCAGTGCTTGGGCAGTGCCATAAGCATTGCCACTGACCAAGAAATATCCAAAACAACTGTGTACAGTATTTCTCTGTACTTTCTGCCTTAATAATCAGGAGGACCAGTCCAAGGTCGGGGTACACTCAGAACAGTTTAAAGCCATCAGACAACAATCTGACCTCATTCTATTGTCTTCTAGTATGAGCATATTGTCCTAGATCACCATCAATTACTTGTACTGAagtgaacaggtgtggcagagcacatactgtatataatgcagTGGGGCTGATTAAAATCAAGAGGATGGtgatcataattttttttagataactAATTTATTTTCCTGATAAACACCGTAAAACACTGTAATAGCATTTGCAATGTTTTCCTGTGACCTACGTGCAGCAAAACAAAGAACTGCTAACTTCTCACGAGAATAAATATACAACAGATTCAAAGTTAGCTCCAGAATCTTCAAGCACTTGTTTcagaataaataatgttaaacatGTCGAAGGGGAGAATTTACCTTTAAATCACCACgagtataaaataaacaaaaaacaccatttcaaaaagctttatttggtttctgctgaaaaaaaaaagatattaacaACTCAAACATGAGACTTGAATAAATCGAGCAATTACAAAGACACCCTCTTCAAACGGTAAGATCAAgtgaaaaattattaaaatgcaataaatctggaaaaaaaacaacaacaacatatatgaatattcataataataccTTGGTGTCTAATACCTCAGCTTAAGACTAACTGTATTGGGTTGGCAGGAACCAAAACTTTAATCCTTGAGacatttatccatttttattcattcatcagaatcagaatcagatttattggccaagtgtgttgacacacacaaggaatttggttccagcagtttgtgactctcaaaggtacagacataaataccACAAtacttgtaacattaaaataaaaaggcatGAAAATTTGCAGTTTATCCCCTCTCATGTAGGCAGATCCATGTCAGAATATCATCATACTCAAAATAGCAATCCATCAACTAGATgcaatgtaataaatgtaataaaaaatgtaatatgttcCCATTATGGCACTTCCATGCAACACAAGAAAAATCtatttgaaataaagaaaagaaataaaatatttttttcccaatTTCTGTGCAAACTCAGAGCTGTAAAGCTCATTTACATTCCCCTTAGctgctttttcctttttttttatttctttatattcaaAGCGGACAGGAATATATGATGTGTATAGTATATTCATGTGTATAGTTAAGAAGTTATTTTCTGTAGCTGTTACGCAGAGTTGGACGTTTGTTGAAGTCACCGGCACGATGATCAGTTTACTCAACAATATGAAGAGACCTAATTGCAGCTGAAGTTATATCATTCACAAAGAAGTTCTTACTCATCCCTTGCTGGAaatgagaaaaagaacaaacaagaagaaaatattattacaaaatattcaGTCTGTTACATTACACAGTTTTATATAGAAATGATCACTACAAAACAGTCCTGTgactgttatttatatttatatataatttatatatatatatacatttataaaacacacaaagaaatgaaaattcAAATCCAAAAGAGAACAATCAAGTAATCCAAActtcaataaacaaaaatgaagttTTAAACCAACACAAAATATTATTGAATTgatttaatgttaaattaaaatgaacattctGCTTAAAaatactgatgatttttttGTCAGGTTcttcataaataattataacaatatgaaataaaagctgttaaaataaaatgttgcaCAAAAAGTCATTATAAAGCAGCTCTAGGAAAGAACTAGCAACATTGGgtgggttttgtttttacatataaacaaaaaagaaaaagaaaaaaaaaaatccctgcaaGCCTATGTCAATCAAAAAGTGAGATACGACAGCAACTTTTGTCATGGAAACTAGCATGGTAAGATTCAAATCAGTGAAAGCATACTGGTAGacacgttttttttcttttttcaacaCCCCCTTACCTTTTACCTACTGCTGCGTAATCACACACAAAAGTCCTTTCACTGAAACTTACTGGACTTTCACACACCTACTTTCACCTAGGCTCCTCTCATTACTGGCTTGGAGACGTTTAAACTGAAAGCAGAAGTCACACACCCAAACCTTCCCACCCTTCCACACCCAGTCCTAATATAAAACACTCTGTCATCTCCACCCCTCCTCTGCAGCTACATGCTAAGATCTGCTACGCTGCAGTAAACAGATCCATGTTGTCAAGAATGTCAGAAACTCAAGTGACATAAATTACCAAGCTGTCAGAGCTCTGGTTGGAGCAGGAGAAATTAAGCTCCACAAAATgaagtatgtgtatgtgaacaGCCTCTAGACATTTCACAGTTTTTGTCCTGGTCCAGCTGAGTATACTTATGTATCACTGCCTCATTGCCATGGATCTTtcttgcacatactgtatgtgtattataCTACATTTCTGATGGCTTACTGGAAGGCAGGGTTTGGCAAAAGATATTTGTCAGATAGGTTTGGCAAAACTGAGTAATACTTCTCAAGTTTCACTGCTTTGTTATGATTGCTATGGTGATGTGAACACGTCAAACGTCCAGACAGAGAACAAACTAGCCAAATTTATAAGTAGGGAATCTGCAACGTGAGTTTCCAAAATTTACACCATTATTCTGCcattatataatatgttaacGTTCAATTTCTGTGCTGTCTTACAAAGAAGTCCACCTGAACACTGGTTACATTCGAATCTGGACCTAGACAATGCCAGTATTTAGACACAGCGTCAGTAAATTAAAGGAATGTTCGGGCATGTTCACTCACtcctaaatatttaattaaaagagCTGTTTTAACTGTCCAACAAATATCATCTGTCACTTAGAAACTGTCTTCCATGATCATGAGTATTAATAaagcttttttccccaaagTTAGATCTTAATTATACTGGTAAAAATACTCATCAAGGAAGCATTTAAATTAGTTTCTTCCTGGATGTCAAACAGTCTATCAGGAGCAGAAGAATGTGACAGGGCAAAAGCATATGACTAAAATGTTGTCACAGTGCTCTTTTTGTGTCTTATCTTGTGTGTGAAAGAGCCTGTTAATTATAACACAAGCAATTCTTATCAAAGTTCCTCGCTGTATTATATCACCTCTTCTACTCACATATCTAAAAGTAAACTTTACCAGCCCTTTCACCTGTCTCtgtcaataaatatatactatattaaaCTTTCACTCATGTTTTCTAAAATTCTGGAGTTTTGTCTTACTATATAACAAACAATTCCAACTAGTTCCATGTATTCTCGGCATCCTGAATTTTTGGCtgagtatattttttttttttacattgtaagctggaattaatttaaatatatgcaaaaaaaCTGTAGGCAAAGCACCGAAATGGTGAGAAACAACAGGTGTTGATTACAGTTTTAAAACTGTATAATGTAGGTACTGTTACATTGCCTACACAACTGCACCACTATTTGTGGCCTATTATTGATTAAGGATATTGATTAAGAAATAACACTCTACAGACCATATTCTTAAacaaaatttcatttaaaaaatgttgttcataaaaaaaaaattatatataaataaaaaaaataatttcataaatataTTTGCTCCTACATAAAGTATGTTAAGGAATCACTCGTTGCACCTTTTTAGCAATTCATAATTAGATGTATATGATGTAAACGTTTTCATAAATATGCTTTTTACAGTGTGTAAatatctgtttttaaaaaaatctaatttaaacatttaactgCATTGCGGTTCAAATAACAGCAAAACATCATAAATGGAATCAGACGCTACAAGTTCATACCTGCGAAACTATAGCTAAAGATTACAATATCTAATAGCTCTTAGTCTGATAGCTGTTGCATAGTTTGGTCATGATTTATCACTCCtagtttattattaacacagtgaaaGAAATTTAACTTGTTGCAAGTCATTCTCTTAGTTCTACTATAAAAATATGCTAAACATAATAGCTTATAATTAGGACCTTAATATTCAGTATTTCtaagtttttattatatttagctTCATTAATAGTATtaatttgtattctattaatgcATATGTAATACATTACATCTGAGGTACACCACATGGTGGATAAAACTGCTtctctttctttaagtccttaTCAGGGATTCATTTGCATATGAAATTCTGCACAGGCCTGCGTAGTCTTGTAAAGAAAAACGTTAATTTCTAGGTTTTATGCAGTAGCTCTGGTAttgatttgtgtaaaaaaagaaaggaagacagacagacagacagagtgaaagaaagaaagaaagaaagaaagtaagagctttattttttgttaaactggTTGTATCACAGTTTGTGATAGAAGAAATGTACAAAAGCATTATTAGATTTAAAACACAGGGTAAACACCTTACCTTCTTGAGGAAACTCTGAAGAGTCTTGTCAGACCAAAGGCTATGAAGGAGAGCTCCTGCTGCCTTACTGGCCTTCGGCAGGGTTCTGTGAATAACAGTGCAGATAAGAACAGATACCTGTCACAATACCAGTAGAATTTTTTCCCAATGAATAATACACTCACATGTTTTGACTCATGTTATTGAGCGAGTTGATCAGGTCATTGCTTAGTAACGTCTTTCCCTTCTCAGGGTCCGCCCTCAGCAGGTTGTTTGCCGTGTGGCAGGCTACTGCCGTGGCGCTGTCAGATTCTGGTGTAATATCAGATGTCAAGGTCTGGATGACATCGGGAAGAGCCTGACGAGCTGTCGTGCGTAAACAGAGCACAATCGACAAAATGAAACTCCATATACAGCTAATTACCAGCTTCACACACTAGCCACATTCAGCAGGCAttaagatatacagtacagtatttaacagaagtgagtacacccctcgcattgttgtaaatattttattatatctattCATTTGACAACACTAAAGAAATGTCACTTTGCTACAATATAATGTAGTGAGCgttcagcttgtataacagtgtaaatttgctgtcccctcaaaataactcaacacacagccattaatgtctaaaaacccctaagtgaaaatgtccaaagcAGGCCCCATTAGCCATTTtctgtcatgtgactcgttagagTTACAAGGtatcaggtgtgaatggggagtaGGTGTGTTTAATTTGGTGTTGTCGCTCTCACGCTATCTCTCAGTGTTGTCatataaaaagatataataaattatttacaaaaatgtgaggggtgtactcacttttgtgagaTACTGTAACCATATAAAAAGTAATACTGCATAGAATGACAAAAACcatcaaacaacaacaaaaaaaatgcaaccaCCTACTCAGcatacatacagagtaaatCATCATTACATCTCGCCAGCAAACAGCAATGTATCACAAGCCAGACTAATGCTGCACAACACAACTTATTATTGACTTATTATaagcaacacacaaacatgacagaCAGCCAACAGAGCTCTgaatttcatttataattaatgaaataaatcccATTCATTATAGAACTACAGGATTCATGTACTATTCATGTACTGTTTGACAATGTTCTCTTTTTAATTGCTTCCTGTTTTAAACACTAAGAGCTTCctacaaaacagaaaatgtagtCCCTCCCAACTCCAAAGTCTCGCACGCAGACACAAAAATTGAGTCTCatcctgttttgttctttatACTCACAAAAATATGCACTAGCATAAGATATgcttatttttttccaagtaTACAACAAACTACTCCTGAACGTAAACCAGGATAAGGATACAAAATgcaatcaatatatatataggtcAAATTACCTAGAGTTCTGTGCAGTGAGGGAGTTCGAGACAGGTTCCCCATCAGTGTGGTGATGCCGTTCTTCAGGGACAAATTCTGTGATCGTAGATGTGGAGAGAGGTACTTTATACCATTCAGCCTCTGGACAATGGTGTAACTCAACACATCTGACACCTAAAATGTACACACAGGATAACACACATTAGCAAGTTCCTCATGAATACTTTCTGTAAGTAAATGGTCTTtgaaaacaaacatatatataagtttcataatatataatataattacatataatatatatatatatatatatatatatatatatatatatatacagtatatatatatatatacagtatataatgtgtgtgtgtgtgtgtttgtgtgtgtgtaaaatagaaCCACAAAAAGACGAAGACATTGATTATCTCGTTACAGCGGCGATATTTTACGCTGCAAGTTAATACTCAGTTCTTGAATTTGATTAGTCAGAAGCAGGGAAAATGGGCAAGCATAAGGATCTGAGTAAAATGAGGGCCAAACTCCAGCTCATCTTGACCATAGctctactgtagcacaaattaatgaaaaagtctggctatgatagaaaagtgtctgatcacacagtgCAATCCAGTTTTCGCTCCTCGTGCATATCTATGAGCCTTGGACACCCATTACCCTGTAGCTGATTAATTACTTTGACATGGGGACAGATTATGAAATGTATCCCAAATAAGGGCTGGAGAGATATGGCTTGCAATATGAGTGAtgacacaacaacaatatagGACCCCATATGTTGTATATAAGCTATTTTCCCTACATTTAAACGTGCTCGTGTTGTATTTTGAAACTGCATTAGAACAACTTCAGTGCATTATACAACACCCAAATAGACCTTTTCTACATTCACATGAGTAAATCAGTGAGCCCTCATTTAACAGAAACTTAAGTGCACATTATTAAAAGGTTCACAATAAGGAAAATAACATTGTTTCAGGGTAttttttgtcaaaataaatcattttggtATGCTTATTTGAACTACAACAGCCATCTCAATAATTGGCAAACATTTATGTTGACTTCTAATGAGAGAAATGGCATTTTTAGATTTCGCAAGAGCAGTGAAATCGGGTGATTATGTTGTCAGAGCGATAAACATACAGTGTTGCAGGAACTGGTctgtgagggatgtgtgattACTCATGTAAATGCTATTCATGATAGAGAATGGAAAATGAATGTAAGTAGAGCTAGGGTAGAGTAGGGTTAATAAACCGAATTTTCAAAaattttttgtgtgaaaaaactGAAGGAAGAAATGAACAGAGGACGTTCTCATCTGTCATCGCGTCTCACAGGATAGGCTGCTCGAGCAACTCGCCTAACGTCACATGACTCCTAATCTGTGACGTGATCGCAGCTTGTGCTGAATGGAACGGACACGCGTCACCTCATAACTGTAGGTCTGTGGTCCGTATGAACTAAATGTATTCTAGAGCTGTCTTTTTCACACTAGGCTACTTGAAGGGCTGGAACAAACCCGCCAATTGAATAGCTGAGCTGTAGTGGATCACTGTTTGTCCTTACTTGGACCAAAAGTGGTACTAACCACGGAGTACCCCACAAGACTTGCTGTTTTGGAGATCTGATCTAGCCATCACAGTTTgcccttgtcaaagtcactGTTCACACGACTGACTGTTCACATGCTGCCTAATATAACCAAATCTTTGACAGTTGTCACTGTAAAGAGATAATCAATGGTAATCACATAGtacatttatttagaattaCTAAATTAAAATGCTATAATCTAATCATTGCTATTACATGTTAACCACCtcaattttaatgaaaaaggtTAACGctaaaaatcaagcattttatGTCTGTCAAgatttaatattattgttatttaaaaggCAATATACTTTGTGTTATCACCTAAAGGCAAACAGGTCCCTTTATTTAatgcattacattacacttgAATTACAGGCATGACTTAAGCACTACTCACACTATTACACATGTGTTACGAGCACTTGGGAGAGTTTGGCTAAAAACATAGGTGTGTCTCAGCTACACACAATTCAGACAGCAAACGTAAGCCATTTTAGCGCATGATATCTGCTCTGCTCAAATAAGGAGTAGTATTGGGTCCAGTGCCTAACTAACAGAATCTTGTAACCACAAGTTGATTCTGAATACAGAGAAacctttaaaatgtaatttctaAACTTAAGTAGACTTTAATGAACACTAAAGCATTTTGATAGCACAATTAGACATGGCTATACTCCACAATAACACTTTTTACATtgctgttatatttatatttctgatataaaaataaacttttaaaatatCGGTCCATTCAAATAGTGCTCTAATCAGTGATAGTGAAGAATTTAAACCCAATACTCGGGTTTCCTTAATTGGTGTATAATTAAAAAAGGAGGAACCATATAAAACAATGCATTACTAGCTAGGCATTAAGCAAGGAAATGGGTTAAAAATCTGATCTTACGATTCCCTTCTTGGCAGTGAGGTTGTGCAGAGCTCCGCAGCACGCCTCCTGAATGTTTGTGTTCTGACTGGAACCCAGCATTTTCAGATAAGTCTGCAGCGTCTTTGAGTGAATAAGTTGGCTCTTGCCTTTGGGATCGAAGTCATCGATCATTGTGGATTCGATGTTGCTCTTCgagacaacaaaaacacaaaatatgacTCATAAGACACGGTAATGCGTCATCGCCGAAAATTTACTTCGATTTTACTTTCTTAACCTCCCAGCTTAGAAGCTAATattacaatacattttattatgcaTCTAATagcaatataaacaa encodes the following:
- the tnnt2b gene encoding troponin T, cardiac muscle isoforms, which translates into the protein MSDTEEVQYDENEGAAMDHGDEEEAKPKPKAFLPPMVPPKIPDGEKVDFDDIHRKRMEKDLTELQSLIETHFESRKKEEEELISLSSRMEKRRAERAEQQRIRAEKEREHQKKQAEERARKEEEEAKKKAEEDAKKKKVLSNLQFTGYMHKTEKRGTPRKQTEREKKKKILSERRKELKVEELNAEQLREKASELWKWMHQLEAEKFELQYKYTRQKYEVTVLRNRVSDHQKNTKGPRSKRGLRK